One Gimesia aquarii DNA segment encodes these proteins:
- a CDS encoding EF-hand domain-containing protein, with protein sequence MRVRLMQISTFVLGVAVLTGTSATQAEEGKKGERPNREQILKKFDKDGDGKLNEEERTAAREARGKGKAAKGAGGKGKGKPGFNREEMIKKFDKNGDGKLDESERAAAKAARGKMGQKGPRMSREEMVKKFDKDGDGKLSEAERATARKSLGNQQGRRRGGMTREQFIKKFDKNSDGKLDESERQAARAEMMKNRPKGAAGNRAKGKAGRKNKKN encoded by the coding sequence ATGAGAGTAAGACTAATGCAGATATCAACATTTGTCTTGGGAGTTGCTGTTTTAACTGGGACTTCAGCGACTCAAGCTGAAGAAGGTAAAAAGGGAGAACGCCCCAATCGTGAACAAATACTCAAAAAATTTGATAAGGATGGTGATGGAAAGTTAAACGAAGAAGAACGCACTGCTGCGAGAGAGGCACGTGGTAAAGGGAAAGCAGCTAAGGGAGCTGGTGGCAAGGGCAAAGGCAAACCAGGTTTTAACCGTGAAGAAATGATCAAAAAATTTGATAAGAACGGTGATGGAAAATTGGACGAATCAGAACGTGCGGCAGCAAAAGCTGCACGAGGAAAAATGGGCCAAAAGGGGCCACGTATGAGTCGAGAAGAAATGGTTAAAAAATTCGACAAAGATGGTGATGGGAAGTTAAGTGAAGCCGAGCGAGCTACTGCTCGTAAGTCTCTGGGTAATCAGCAAGGCCGTCGTCGTGGTGGAATGACTCGAGAGCAATTCATCAAGAAGTTTGATAAAAATAGTGATGGAAAACTAGACGAATCAGAACGTCAGGCTGCGAGAGCAGAAATGATGAAGAATCGTCCTAAAGGGGCAGCCGGTAATAGAGCGAAAGGAAAAGCAGGAAGAAAAAACAAGAAAAATTGA
- a CDS encoding glycosyltransferase family 9 protein, with product MSSKYSISQLNQIEAKRICVIKPSALGDVVQTLPILSVLSERFPDSEISWVIRNSFANLIEGHPNIDHVIPFSRRSSVRYWWRFLKELKQRQFDLVLDLQGLLRTGIMTASTCAPWRIGIEAAREGSHLAYNLTIPDTGRLVPAYLKYWRVADALGFGETQRQTGLILSNEDTTWAKSKLDRKNNLIPILAIHAGAQWITKRWPPESFAAVGAKAIRRFRCNVVLVGTADERPLTNQIQQLLHKFVPTGRIINLAGETTLKQLAAVLTESDFLLTNDSGPMHLAAGLGTPVTGIFTCTSSLRSGPPGDQHELVSTNVECAGSYNKRCPKRGPQNLCCMEELEIGRVCQALFRLISKHTSQKSGKAA from the coding sequence ATGAGTTCAAAGTATTCCATCTCTCAACTAAATCAAATTGAAGCCAAACGCATTTGCGTGATTAAGCCTAGTGCGCTGGGTGATGTTGTACAGACCCTTCCTATTTTGTCAGTACTCAGTGAACGATTTCCTGATTCAGAGATTTCATGGGTCATTCGCAACAGTTTTGCTAATCTGATCGAAGGGCATCCAAATATTGACCATGTGATTCCCTTCAGTCGGCGCAGCTCCGTTCGCTATTGGTGGCGTTTTTTGAAAGAACTTAAACAACGCCAGTTTGATCTAGTGCTTGATCTTCAAGGCTTATTGAGAACCGGAATCATGACAGCTTCCACATGTGCTCCCTGGAGAATTGGAATCGAAGCAGCGCGCGAAGGTTCGCACTTAGCCTACAACCTGACCATCCCTGATACAGGGCGACTTGTCCCCGCTTATTTAAAATATTGGCGCGTAGCCGATGCTTTAGGATTCGGCGAAACTCAACGACAAACTGGCCTTATTCTTAGCAATGAAGATACTACCTGGGCAAAAAGTAAACTCGATCGTAAGAACAATCTGATTCCGATCCTCGCCATTCATGCTGGTGCCCAATGGATCACAAAACGCTGGCCGCCAGAGAGCTTTGCAGCCGTAGGTGCAAAAGCGATCCGTCGCTTTCGCTGCAATGTGGTTCTTGTGGGGACAGCTGATGAACGACCACTGACTAATCAAATTCAGCAACTTTTGCATAAATTTGTACCCACAGGTCGTATCATCAACCTGGCAGGAGAAACTACACTCAAGCAGTTGGCCGCCGTACTCACAGAATCTGATTTTCTACTCACAAACGATTCTGGTCCCATGCACCTTGCCGCAGGACTAGGCACTCCAGTAACCGGAATCTTCACTTGCACAAGTTCGCTTCGCTCAGGACCTCCTGGTGATCAACACGAACTAGTCTCAACCAATGTGGAGTGTGCTGGCAGCTATAATAAACGTTGCCCTAAACGAGGCCCTCAAAACTTGTGCTGTATGGAAGAACTGGAAATCGGCCGAGTCTGTCAGGCTTTATTTCGATTGATTTCCAAACACACTTCTCAAAAATCAGGGAAAGCAGCATAA